A part of Halobacillus shinanisalinarum genomic DNA contains:
- the murD gene encoding UDP-N-acetylmuramoyl-L-alanine--D-glutamate ligase: MRTFQSFDYNNVLVLGLAKSGTAAAELLLDSGVHVRVNDYKADENSEQVRRLNAKGAEVITGGHPLHTLDDIDLIVKNPGIRYENPIVVEGQKRGISVVTEIELAGQLHKGDLIGVTGSNGKTTTTTLIHAFLEADHKPVSIAGNIGEVACEVARTTSEEETMVVELSSFQLMGVETFKPNIAVWLNLFEAHLDYHHSLENYYQAKANITKMQTEDDYLVYNADDDSIVSFLSTAAATRVPFSITEKVDGAFADEEWVYFKGEKVMKRSDIVLVGEHNLANILAAVAAVKIRGISNDAIHKVLTSFAGVPHRLEFVTRKQGILFYNDSKATNILATSYALRSFTQPTVLLAGGLDRGNDFDGLIPYLTNVKAMVVFGETQDKLADAAKQANIEHICAVETMDEAVQTAHRLTHEGEVVLLSPACASWDQYGTFEERGHMFKQAVHKLK; this comes from the coding sequence ATGAGAACCTTTCAATCATTTGATTACAATAACGTATTAGTGCTAGGACTTGCGAAAAGTGGTACAGCAGCTGCTGAATTACTTTTAGACAGTGGTGTTCATGTTCGTGTCAATGACTATAAAGCAGATGAAAACAGTGAGCAGGTGAGAAGGCTTAACGCAAAAGGAGCCGAGGTGATTACGGGAGGACATCCATTACACACCCTTGATGACATTGATTTAATCGTTAAGAATCCGGGCATTCGATATGAAAATCCAATCGTTGTGGAGGGGCAAAAGCGCGGGATATCTGTTGTGACTGAGATTGAACTCGCCGGTCAACTTCACAAAGGAGATTTAATCGGGGTTACGGGGTCAAATGGCAAAACGACAACGACAACATTAATTCATGCTTTTCTTGAAGCTGATCATAAGCCTGTTTCGATTGCGGGAAATATCGGAGAAGTGGCTTGTGAGGTAGCTCGTACAACATCAGAAGAGGAAACAATGGTTGTTGAACTATCGTCCTTTCAGTTGATGGGTGTCGAAACCTTCAAACCAAACATTGCGGTTTGGTTAAATTTATTCGAAGCTCACCTGGATTATCACCATTCATTAGAAAATTATTATCAGGCAAAAGCGAATATCACTAAAATGCAAACGGAAGATGATTATCTCGTATACAACGCAGATGATGATTCGATCGTATCTTTTCTTTCGACTGCAGCAGCAACTAGAGTTCCATTTTCTATTACAGAAAAAGTCGATGGAGCCTTTGCTGATGAGGAATGGGTGTATTTTAAAGGTGAAAAAGTGATGAAGCGAAGCGATATTGTGCTGGTAGGTGAGCATAACCTGGCAAACATCTTGGCAGCCGTGGCGGCTGTGAAGATAAGAGGCATCTCAAATGATGCCATCCACAAAGTTTTAACAAGCTTCGCAGGGGTTCCGCATCGCCTCGAATTTGTTACCCGAAAGCAAGGGATTCTATTTTATAATGATTCAAAAGCGACAAATATTTTAGCGACATCCTATGCACTCAGATCTTTTACTCAGCCAACTGTATTATTAGCAGGCGGTTTAGATCGAGGTAATGATTTTGATGGATTAATTCCCTACTTAACAAACGTAAAAGCTATGGTTGTCTTCGGTGAAACCCAAGACAAGCTTGCTGATGCAGCTAAACAAGCAAATATTGAACATATTTGTGCTGTGGAAACAATGGATGAAGCAGTGCAGACCGCTCATCGCCTGACACACGAAGGGGAAGTCGTTCTGTTGTCCCCAGCTTGTGCGAGCTGGGATCAATATGGGACTTTTGAAGAAAGAGGTCATATGTTTAAACAAGCTGTGCATAAGCTGAAGTAA